In a single window of the Drosophila albomicans strain 15112-1751.03 chromosome 3, ASM965048v2, whole genome shotgun sequence genome:
- the LOC117570824 gene encoding prostacyclin receptor, translated as MSMLNLSAAIVETATAMATVNNTAALTASQALYNNRKRLILSLIVMGLGVLGNSLALIILARKKHNKNSKYTFMLRCLATNDLIGLLGTLTTALVKYHYQDEELPFIVRLDCIGHVVWRFFGVSSGCIAAVMAAERCMALARPFIYHKHITYELILKCIVSILVVALIVTFLPFFGFGAYIDESNPDQLKCIRYRDAPGIVNKSYSIFFMAFGSLLCVLIVACNLFVARVLWIIGQSRTTKNHSQYRMVNQKSVRTIDPESSSGTTLYQAQYSTHHNAPPPRQFHHSNSVTMTSSTSPDEIKFAKLMAILSLSFVVCWMPQMIAIPLAIRENRVPKSHVFFMIADVLMAIHFTLDPYIYVLTRTKSINWSLISCIKRWRCGWRGGRLQRSQSDQSRIRTTTTEQNTLDFN; from the exons ATGTCGATGTTGAATCTCTCTGCGGCGATTGTAGAGACAGCCACCGCAATGGCAACGGTAAATAACACGGCCGCTTTGACGGCATCTCAAGCGTTGTACAACAATCGCAAGAGATTGATACTGAGCCTGATTGTGATGGGACTCGGAGTGTTGGGAAATTCGTTGGCCCTTATTATTTTGGCGCgtaaaaagcacaacaaaaacagcaaatacACGTTCATGTTGCG CTGCCTGGCCACAAACGATTTGATTGGGTTGCTGGGCACGTTAACGACAGCATTGGTCAAATACCATTACCAGGACGAGGAGTTGCCCTTTATAGTCAGGCTTGACTGTATCGGACATGTTGTGTGGCGTTTCTTTGGCGTCAGCTCTGGCTGCATTGCAGCTGTTATGGCTGCCGAACGTTGCATGGCTTTGGCGCGTCCTTTCATCTACCACAAA CACATCACTTACGAGTTGATCTTGAAGTGCATTGTAAGCATTTTAGTTGTGGCTTTGATTGTGACATTTTTGCCATTCTTTGGCTTTGGCGCCTACATCGATGAATCGAATCCCgatcaattgaaatgcatacGCTATAGAGATGCGCCTGGAATTGTCAACAAATCCTACTCCATATTCTTTATGGCATTTG GCagcttgttgtgtgtgctgatCGTGGcctgcaatttgtttgtggCCCGCGTCTTGTGGATCATTGGCCAGAGTCGCACCACGAAGAACCACTCGCAGTATCGCATGGTGAACCAGAAGAGCGTGCGCACCATCGATCCAGAGAGCAGCAGTGGAACCACACTCTACCAGGCGCAGTACAGCACACATCACAATGCACCGCCACCGCGACAATTTCATCACAGCAACAGCGTCACGATGACGTCGTCCACTTCACCCGATGAGATCAAGTTTGCCAAGCTCATGGCGATACTAAGTCTGTCGTTTGTGGTCTGCTGGATGCCACAGATG ATTGCCATTCCCTTGGCTATACGTGAGAATCGCGTGCCCAAATCGCATGTCTTCTTCATGATAGCCGATGTCCTGATGGCGATTCATTTCACCCTGGATCCTTACATTTATGTGCTGACGCGCACCAAGAGCATCAACTGGTCGCTCATCAGTTGCATCAAGCGTTGGCGTTGCGGTTGGCGCGGCGGTCGCCTGCAGCGTTCCCAGAGCGATCAGAGTCGCATTCGCACCACGACAACGGAGCAGAATACGCTCGACTTCAACTGA
- the LOC117572035 gene encoding zinc finger protein on ecdysone puffs isoform X1, which translates to MTSVKINGNPQQQLGKGNMAFRGNQNRNRNFGGGGNQYGGPMGANRMGGGGGMNMSPWESQNPGGGGQFGNNMRQGGGGGQMNAQAINNLLNNLFRNQPPSLLDLPRGGMGNRNQRGGPMVNRGGGAGNRLNNRRGQGGFQNRGVTGGPKPPQKQGAGGIRKQNAFDRAKKLLAKNANTNKKKEITPGEKKIESSATPKESPYASVPNDMFYCHLCKKHMWDANSFENHIKGRTHLMMREGIEESYRLKANMIRQEAKLAEQLKSIEFDRLKRMGKSKQRQLDYCTMCDLNFHGHISTHRKSEGHLQLKKFLHPKCVECNKEFATRIDYDTHLLSADHLKKAAENNTKVGERKRQTLPISTAEEETRDLRPPQKRKKKPIKKEGEESTEIKKEPEEGAEGEEAEGEEAKEGEEAADETKEGEDLNESQEEEEVALPVDAEDCILDFAEGDEIPSDVDTRLPKYNWQRPVGAALISKLECFECAVCSKFFDTEITAEIHSRTATHHRNFLKFINEKSSDTKIAQKRAAAAIEENERKKRKVEESEAPAAEGAGDEAAEGAEGELYDPSEATGDDEDFEMNENAEGEEEGGEEAAGEDNGDEMDAQEEEEEEAEAEPEPEPEPEPTPVPTPAPVAQPATPAKPEPAAKPAAKAAPATPAAAATPAPAAATTPAAPAAAATPAAATPEVAPSPAKKPRAVAAAAAAAAAASPAAGPKATPQRNRARGRYNRY; encoded by the exons ATGACCAG TGTAAAGATTAACGGCAATCCGCAACAACAGTTGGGCAAGGGCAACATGGCATTCCGCGGCAACCAGAATCGCAATCGCAACTTTGGCGGTGGCGGCAATCAATATGGCGGCCCCATGGGCGCCAATCGCAtgggcggcggtggcggcatGAATATGTCACCCTGGGAGTCGCAGAATCCCGGCGGCGGCGGACAGTTTGGCAACAATATGCGCCAGGGTGGAGGCGGCGGTCAAATGAACGCCCAGGCCATCAACAATTTGCTGAACAACCTGTTCAGAAACCAGCCTCCATCGCTCCTCGACTTGCCACGCGGTGGCATGGGCAATCGCAATCAACGCGGCGGACCG ATGGTCAATCGCGGTGGCGGTGCCGGCAATCGTCTCAATAATCGTCGTGGCCAAGGAGGTTTCCAAAATCGTGGCGTTACTGGTGGTCCCAAGCCCCCCCAAAAGCAGGGCGCCGGCGGCATTCGTAAGCAGAATGCTTTTGATCGTGCCAAGAAACTTTTGGCTAAAAATGCCAACACTAATAAAAAGAAGGAAATTACTCCTGGCGAAAAGAAAATTGAGAG TAGCGCAACACCCAAGGAATCGCCGTACGCTAGCGTGCCGAATGATATGTTCTACTGTCATCTGTGCAAGAAGCACATGTGGGATGCCAATTCGTTTGAGAATCACATCAAGGGACGCACCCATCTGATGATGCGCGAGGGCATTGAGGAGAGCTACCGCCTCAAGGCCAACATGATTCGTCAGGAGGCCAAACTTGCTGAGCAGCTCAAATCTATTGAGTTCGACCGTCTGAAGCGCATGGGAAAGAGCAAGCAACGTCAGCTGGATTACTGCACCATGTGTGATCTGAATTTCCATGGACACATCTCGACTCATCGCAAGTCCGAGGGACATTTGCAGCTGAAGAAGTTCTTGCATCCCAAGTGCGTGGAATGCAACAAGGAGTTTGCCACACGCATCGATTACGACACCCATTTGCTGTCGGCTGATCATCTGAAGAAGGCTGCTGAGAACAACACGAAGGTTGGCGAACGCAAGCGCCAGACGTTGCCTATCAGTACGGCTGAGGAGGAGACACGCGATCTGCGTCCACCACAGAAGCGCAAGAAGAAGCCCATAAAGAAGGAGGGTGAGGAATCCACCGAGATCAAAAAGGAGCCTGAGGAGGGCGCCGAGGGCGAGGAAGCTGAGGGCGAGGAGGCCAAGGAGGGTGAGGAGGCTGCCGATGAAACCAAGGAGGGTGAAGATCTCAACGAGAGtcaggaggaggaagaggtgGCTCTGCCCGTCGATGCCGAGGACTGCATCCTTGACTTTGCCGAGGGCGATGAGATCCCCAGCGATGTGGACACTCGCCTGCCCAAATACAATTGGCAGCGTCCCGTTGGTGCTGCCCTCATCTCGAAGCTGGAGTGCTTCGAGTGCGCTGTCTGCAGCAAGTTCTTTGACACAGAGATCACCGCTGAGATTCACTCACGCACAGCCACCCATCACCGCAACTTCCTCAAGTTCATCAACGAGAAGTCCAGCGACACGAAGATTGCACAAAAGCGCGCAGCCGCTGCCATTGAGGAGAATGAGCGCAAGAAGCGCAAGGTCGAGGAGTCTGAGGCTCCAGCTGCCGAGGGTGCTGGCGATGAGGCAGCCGAGGGTGCTGAGGGTGAGCTCTACGATCCATCGGAGGCCACAGGCGACGATGAGGACTTCGAGATGAACGAGAATGCCGAAGGTGAGGAGGAGGGTGGCGAGGAAGCCGCTGGCGAAGACAACGGCGACGAGATGGACGCCcaggaagaggaggaagaagaagcCGAGGCAGAGCCAGAACCGGAACCCGAGCCAGAGCCAACTCCAGTTCCCACACCCGCTCCCGTCGCACAGCCAGCTACACCAGCTAAACCCGAGCCAGCAGCCAAACCGGCAGCTAAGGCTGCTCCAGCCACACccgccgctgctgccacaCCAGCCCCGGCTGCGGCCACCACACCAGCAGCTcccgctgcagctgccacaccGGCTGCTGCCACCCCAGAGGTTGCTCCATCGCCAGCCAAGAAGCCACGCGCCGTcgccgcagctgctgctgctgccgccgctgcatCCCCAGCTGCTGGTCCCAAGGCAACGCCGCAGCGAAACCGTGCGCGTGGACGTTACAACCGATACTAG
- the LOC117572035 gene encoding zinc finger protein on ecdysone puffs isoform X3 — MAFRGNQNRNRNFGGGGNQYGGPMGANRMGGGGGMNMSPWESQNPGGGGQFGNNMRQGGGGGQMNAQAINNLLNNLFRNQPPSLLDLPRGGMGNRNQRGGPMVNRGGGAGNRLNNRRGQGGFQNRGVTGGPKPPQKQGAGGIRKQNAFDRAKKLLAKNANTNKKKEITPGEKKIESSATPKESPYASVPNDMFYCHLCKKHMWDANSFENHIKGRTHLMMREGIEESYRLKANMIRQEAKLAEQLKSIEFDRLKRMGKSKQRQLDYCTMCDLNFHGHISTHRKSEGHLQLKKFLHPKCVECNKEFATRIDYDTHLLSADHLKKAAENNTKVGERKRQTLPISTAEEETRDLRPPQKRKKKPIKKEGEESTEIKKEPEEGAEGEEAEGEEAKEGEEAADETKEGEDLNESQEEEEVALPVDAEDCILDFAEGDEIPSDVDTRLPKYNWQRPVGAALISKLECFECAVCSKFFDTEITAEIHSRTATHHRNFLKFINEKSSDTKIAQKRAAAAIEENERKKRKVEESEAPAAEGAGDEAAEGAEGELYDPSEATGDDEDFEMNENAEGEEEGGEEAAGEDNGDEMDAQEEEEEEAEAEPEPEPEPEPTPVPTPAPVAQPATPAKPEPAAKPAAKAAPATPAAAATPAPAAATTPAAPAAAATPAAATPEVAPSPAKKPRAVAAAAAAAAAASPAAGPKATPQRNRARGRYNRY; from the exons ATGGCATTCCGCGGCAACCAGAATCGCAATCGCAACTTTGGCGGTGGCGGCAATCAATATGGCGGCCCCATGGGCGCCAATCGCAtgggcggcggtggcggcatGAATATGTCACCCTGGGAGTCGCAGAATCCCGGCGGCGGCGGACAGTTTGGCAACAATATGCGCCAGGGTGGAGGCGGCGGTCAAATGAACGCCCAGGCCATCAACAATTTGCTGAACAACCTGTTCAGAAACCAGCCTCCATCGCTCCTCGACTTGCCACGCGGTGGCATGGGCAATCGCAATCAACGCGGCGGACCG ATGGTCAATCGCGGTGGCGGTGCCGGCAATCGTCTCAATAATCGTCGTGGCCAAGGAGGTTTCCAAAATCGTGGCGTTACTGGTGGTCCCAAGCCCCCCCAAAAGCAGGGCGCCGGCGGCATTCGTAAGCAGAATGCTTTTGATCGTGCCAAGAAACTTTTGGCTAAAAATGCCAACACTAATAAAAAGAAGGAAATTACTCCTGGCGAAAAGAAAATTGAGAG TAGCGCAACACCCAAGGAATCGCCGTACGCTAGCGTGCCGAATGATATGTTCTACTGTCATCTGTGCAAGAAGCACATGTGGGATGCCAATTCGTTTGAGAATCACATCAAGGGACGCACCCATCTGATGATGCGCGAGGGCATTGAGGAGAGCTACCGCCTCAAGGCCAACATGATTCGTCAGGAGGCCAAACTTGCTGAGCAGCTCAAATCTATTGAGTTCGACCGTCTGAAGCGCATGGGAAAGAGCAAGCAACGTCAGCTGGATTACTGCACCATGTGTGATCTGAATTTCCATGGACACATCTCGACTCATCGCAAGTCCGAGGGACATTTGCAGCTGAAGAAGTTCTTGCATCCCAAGTGCGTGGAATGCAACAAGGAGTTTGCCACACGCATCGATTACGACACCCATTTGCTGTCGGCTGATCATCTGAAGAAGGCTGCTGAGAACAACACGAAGGTTGGCGAACGCAAGCGCCAGACGTTGCCTATCAGTACGGCTGAGGAGGAGACACGCGATCTGCGTCCACCACAGAAGCGCAAGAAGAAGCCCATAAAGAAGGAGGGTGAGGAATCCACCGAGATCAAAAAGGAGCCTGAGGAGGGCGCCGAGGGCGAGGAAGCTGAGGGCGAGGAGGCCAAGGAGGGTGAGGAGGCTGCCGATGAAACCAAGGAGGGTGAAGATCTCAACGAGAGtcaggaggaggaagaggtgGCTCTGCCCGTCGATGCCGAGGACTGCATCCTTGACTTTGCCGAGGGCGATGAGATCCCCAGCGATGTGGACACTCGCCTGCCCAAATACAATTGGCAGCGTCCCGTTGGTGCTGCCCTCATCTCGAAGCTGGAGTGCTTCGAGTGCGCTGTCTGCAGCAAGTTCTTTGACACAGAGATCACCGCTGAGATTCACTCACGCACAGCCACCCATCACCGCAACTTCCTCAAGTTCATCAACGAGAAGTCCAGCGACACGAAGATTGCACAAAAGCGCGCAGCCGCTGCCATTGAGGAGAATGAGCGCAAGAAGCGCAAGGTCGAGGAGTCTGAGGCTCCAGCTGCCGAGGGTGCTGGCGATGAGGCAGCCGAGGGTGCTGAGGGTGAGCTCTACGATCCATCGGAGGCCACAGGCGACGATGAGGACTTCGAGATGAACGAGAATGCCGAAGGTGAGGAGGAGGGTGGCGAGGAAGCCGCTGGCGAAGACAACGGCGACGAGATGGACGCCcaggaagaggaggaagaagaagcCGAGGCAGAGCCAGAACCGGAACCCGAGCCAGAGCCAACTCCAGTTCCCACACCCGCTCCCGTCGCACAGCCAGCTACACCAGCTAAACCCGAGCCAGCAGCCAAACCGGCAGCTAAGGCTGCTCCAGCCACACccgccgctgctgccacaCCAGCCCCGGCTGCGGCCACCACACCAGCAGCTcccgctgcagctgccacaccGGCTGCTGCCACCCCAGAGGTTGCTCCATCGCCAGCCAAGAAGCCACGCGCCGTcgccgcagctgctgctgctgccgccgctgcatCCCCAGCTGCTGGTCCCAAGGCAACGCCGCAGCGAAACCGTGCGCGTGGACGTTACAACCGATACTAG
- the LOC117572035 gene encoding zinc finger protein on ecdysone puffs isoform X4: MFYCHLCKKHMWDANSFENHIKGRTHLMMREGIEESYRLKANMIRQEAKLAEQLKSIEFDRLKRMGKSKQRQLDYCTMCDLNFHGHISTHRKSEGHLQLKKFLHPKCVECNKEFATRIDYDTHLLSADHLKKAAENNTKVGERKRQTLPISTAEEETRDLRPPQKRKKKPIKKEGEESTEIKKEPEEGAEGEEAEGEEAKEGEEAADETKEGEDLNESQEEEEVALPVDAEDCILDFAEGDEIPSDVDTRLPKYNWQRPVGAALISKLECFECAVCSKFFDTEITAEIHSRTATHHRNFLKFINEKSSDTKIAQKRAAAAIEENERKKRKVEESEAPAAEGAGDEAAEGAEGELYDPSEATGDDEDFEMNENAEGEEEGGEEAAGEDNGDEMDAQEEEEEEAEAEPEPEPEPEPTPVPTPAPVAQPATPAKPEPAAKPAAKAAPATPAAAATPAPAAATTPAAPAAAATPAAATPEVAPSPAKKPRAVAAAAAAAAAASPAAGPKATPQRNRARGRYNRY; this comes from the coding sequence ATGTTCTACTGTCATCTGTGCAAGAAGCACATGTGGGATGCCAATTCGTTTGAGAATCACATCAAGGGACGCACCCATCTGATGATGCGCGAGGGCATTGAGGAGAGCTACCGCCTCAAGGCCAACATGATTCGTCAGGAGGCCAAACTTGCTGAGCAGCTCAAATCTATTGAGTTCGACCGTCTGAAGCGCATGGGAAAGAGCAAGCAACGTCAGCTGGATTACTGCACCATGTGTGATCTGAATTTCCATGGACACATCTCGACTCATCGCAAGTCCGAGGGACATTTGCAGCTGAAGAAGTTCTTGCATCCCAAGTGCGTGGAATGCAACAAGGAGTTTGCCACACGCATCGATTACGACACCCATTTGCTGTCGGCTGATCATCTGAAGAAGGCTGCTGAGAACAACACGAAGGTTGGCGAACGCAAGCGCCAGACGTTGCCTATCAGTACGGCTGAGGAGGAGACACGCGATCTGCGTCCACCACAGAAGCGCAAGAAGAAGCCCATAAAGAAGGAGGGTGAGGAATCCACCGAGATCAAAAAGGAGCCTGAGGAGGGCGCCGAGGGCGAGGAAGCTGAGGGCGAGGAGGCCAAGGAGGGTGAGGAGGCTGCCGATGAAACCAAGGAGGGTGAAGATCTCAACGAGAGtcaggaggaggaagaggtgGCTCTGCCCGTCGATGCCGAGGACTGCATCCTTGACTTTGCCGAGGGCGATGAGATCCCCAGCGATGTGGACACTCGCCTGCCCAAATACAATTGGCAGCGTCCCGTTGGTGCTGCCCTCATCTCGAAGCTGGAGTGCTTCGAGTGCGCTGTCTGCAGCAAGTTCTTTGACACAGAGATCACCGCTGAGATTCACTCACGCACAGCCACCCATCACCGCAACTTCCTCAAGTTCATCAACGAGAAGTCCAGCGACACGAAGATTGCACAAAAGCGCGCAGCCGCTGCCATTGAGGAGAATGAGCGCAAGAAGCGCAAGGTCGAGGAGTCTGAGGCTCCAGCTGCCGAGGGTGCTGGCGATGAGGCAGCCGAGGGTGCTGAGGGTGAGCTCTACGATCCATCGGAGGCCACAGGCGACGATGAGGACTTCGAGATGAACGAGAATGCCGAAGGTGAGGAGGAGGGTGGCGAGGAAGCCGCTGGCGAAGACAACGGCGACGAGATGGACGCCcaggaagaggaggaagaagaagcCGAGGCAGAGCCAGAACCGGAACCCGAGCCAGAGCCAACTCCAGTTCCCACACCCGCTCCCGTCGCACAGCCAGCTACACCAGCTAAACCCGAGCCAGCAGCCAAACCGGCAGCTAAGGCTGCTCCAGCCACACccgccgctgctgccacaCCAGCCCCGGCTGCGGCCACCACACCAGCAGCTcccgctgcagctgccacaccGGCTGCTGCCACCCCAGAGGTTGCTCCATCGCCAGCCAAGAAGCCACGCGCCGTcgccgcagctgctgctgctgccgccgctgcatCCCCAGCTGCTGGTCCCAAGGCAACGCCGCAGCGAAACCGTGCGCGTGGACGTTACAACCGATACTAG
- the LOC117572035 gene encoding zinc finger protein on ecdysone puffs isoform X2, whose product MTSVKINGNPQQQLGKGNMAFRGNQNRNRNFGGGGNQYGGPMGANRMGGGGGMNMSPWESQNPGGGGQFGNNMRQGGGGGQMNAQAINNLLNNLFRNQPPSLLDLPRGGMGNRNQRGGPMVNRGGGAGNRLNNRRGQGGFQNRGVTGGPKPPQKQGAGGIRKQNAFDRAKKLLAKNANTNKKKEITPGEKKIESATPKESPYASVPNDMFYCHLCKKHMWDANSFENHIKGRTHLMMREGIEESYRLKANMIRQEAKLAEQLKSIEFDRLKRMGKSKQRQLDYCTMCDLNFHGHISTHRKSEGHLQLKKFLHPKCVECNKEFATRIDYDTHLLSADHLKKAAENNTKVGERKRQTLPISTAEEETRDLRPPQKRKKKPIKKEGEESTEIKKEPEEGAEGEEAEGEEAKEGEEAADETKEGEDLNESQEEEEVALPVDAEDCILDFAEGDEIPSDVDTRLPKYNWQRPVGAALISKLECFECAVCSKFFDTEITAEIHSRTATHHRNFLKFINEKSSDTKIAQKRAAAAIEENERKKRKVEESEAPAAEGAGDEAAEGAEGELYDPSEATGDDEDFEMNENAEGEEEGGEEAAGEDNGDEMDAQEEEEEEAEAEPEPEPEPEPTPVPTPAPVAQPATPAKPEPAAKPAAKAAPATPAAAATPAPAAATTPAAPAAAATPAAATPEVAPSPAKKPRAVAAAAAAAAAASPAAGPKATPQRNRARGRYNRY is encoded by the exons ATGACCAG TGTAAAGATTAACGGCAATCCGCAACAACAGTTGGGCAAGGGCAACATGGCATTCCGCGGCAACCAGAATCGCAATCGCAACTTTGGCGGTGGCGGCAATCAATATGGCGGCCCCATGGGCGCCAATCGCAtgggcggcggtggcggcatGAATATGTCACCCTGGGAGTCGCAGAATCCCGGCGGCGGCGGACAGTTTGGCAACAATATGCGCCAGGGTGGAGGCGGCGGTCAAATGAACGCCCAGGCCATCAACAATTTGCTGAACAACCTGTTCAGAAACCAGCCTCCATCGCTCCTCGACTTGCCACGCGGTGGCATGGGCAATCGCAATCAACGCGGCGGACCG ATGGTCAATCGCGGTGGCGGTGCCGGCAATCGTCTCAATAATCGTCGTGGCCAAGGAGGTTTCCAAAATCGTGGCGTTACTGGTGGTCCCAAGCCCCCCCAAAAGCAGGGCGCCGGCGGCATTCGTAAGCAGAATGCTTTTGATCGTGCCAAGAAACTTTTGGCTAAAAATGCCAACACTAATAAAAAGAAGGAAATTACTCCTGGCGAAAAGAAAATTGAGAG CGCAACACCCAAGGAATCGCCGTACGCTAGCGTGCCGAATGATATGTTCTACTGTCATCTGTGCAAGAAGCACATGTGGGATGCCAATTCGTTTGAGAATCACATCAAGGGACGCACCCATCTGATGATGCGCGAGGGCATTGAGGAGAGCTACCGCCTCAAGGCCAACATGATTCGTCAGGAGGCCAAACTTGCTGAGCAGCTCAAATCTATTGAGTTCGACCGTCTGAAGCGCATGGGAAAGAGCAAGCAACGTCAGCTGGATTACTGCACCATGTGTGATCTGAATTTCCATGGACACATCTCGACTCATCGCAAGTCCGAGGGACATTTGCAGCTGAAGAAGTTCTTGCATCCCAAGTGCGTGGAATGCAACAAGGAGTTTGCCACACGCATCGATTACGACACCCATTTGCTGTCGGCTGATCATCTGAAGAAGGCTGCTGAGAACAACACGAAGGTTGGCGAACGCAAGCGCCAGACGTTGCCTATCAGTACGGCTGAGGAGGAGACACGCGATCTGCGTCCACCACAGAAGCGCAAGAAGAAGCCCATAAAGAAGGAGGGTGAGGAATCCACCGAGATCAAAAAGGAGCCTGAGGAGGGCGCCGAGGGCGAGGAAGCTGAGGGCGAGGAGGCCAAGGAGGGTGAGGAGGCTGCCGATGAAACCAAGGAGGGTGAAGATCTCAACGAGAGtcaggaggaggaagaggtgGCTCTGCCCGTCGATGCCGAGGACTGCATCCTTGACTTTGCCGAGGGCGATGAGATCCCCAGCGATGTGGACACTCGCCTGCCCAAATACAATTGGCAGCGTCCCGTTGGTGCTGCCCTCATCTCGAAGCTGGAGTGCTTCGAGTGCGCTGTCTGCAGCAAGTTCTTTGACACAGAGATCACCGCTGAGATTCACTCACGCACAGCCACCCATCACCGCAACTTCCTCAAGTTCATCAACGAGAAGTCCAGCGACACGAAGATTGCACAAAAGCGCGCAGCCGCTGCCATTGAGGAGAATGAGCGCAAGAAGCGCAAGGTCGAGGAGTCTGAGGCTCCAGCTGCCGAGGGTGCTGGCGATGAGGCAGCCGAGGGTGCTGAGGGTGAGCTCTACGATCCATCGGAGGCCACAGGCGACGATGAGGACTTCGAGATGAACGAGAATGCCGAAGGTGAGGAGGAGGGTGGCGAGGAAGCCGCTGGCGAAGACAACGGCGACGAGATGGACGCCcaggaagaggaggaagaagaagcCGAGGCAGAGCCAGAACCGGAACCCGAGCCAGAGCCAACTCCAGTTCCCACACCCGCTCCCGTCGCACAGCCAGCTACACCAGCTAAACCCGAGCCAGCAGCCAAACCGGCAGCTAAGGCTGCTCCAGCCACACccgccgctgctgccacaCCAGCCCCGGCTGCGGCCACCACACCAGCAGCTcccgctgcagctgccacaccGGCTGCTGCCACCCCAGAGGTTGCTCCATCGCCAGCCAAGAAGCCACGCGCCGTcgccgcagctgctgctgctgccgccgctgcatCCCCAGCTGCTGGTCCCAAGGCAACGCCGCAGCGAAACCGTGCGCGTGGACGTTACAACCGATACTAG
- the LOC117572036 gene encoding NEDD4 family-interacting protein 1-like produces the protein MPHNNQPPSGQGDDALGPPKADFSAPPPYEPDAQGLGGQQVALPPQMPSLALTTHAVDATQTQNDLALPQELHGKLPTYEEVQMEKSLNGELPPAFLTLPSTQQLPPPPNPLLPLPPNPLRDGPGAVRSAQPALTFIAIDASDPDNSLSTTDNLLGTDIMFITAFMVAFLFNWIGFLMLTCFCHTIAARYGALSGFGLSLAKWTLIVKHSTDLASHENSWLWWLICAFGFLIAIRALIQYVSIKRSWRLLSASAQERLLFFY, from the coding sequence ATGCCGCACAACAATCAGCCGCCTTCGGGGCAGGGAGACGATGCACTTGGACCACCAAAAGCTGACTTCAGTGCCCCGCCACCTTATGAGCCGGATGCACAGGGTCTGGGTGGCCAACAGGTGGCATTGCCACCGCAGATGCCATCGCTGGCGTTGACCACACACGCCGTGGACGCGACACAGACGCAGAACGATTTGGCGCTGCCCCAGGAGCTGCACGGCAAGTTGCCCACTTATGAGGAGGTGCAAATGGAGAAATCGTTGAATGGAGAGCTGCCGCCCGCATTTCTAACTTTGCCATCGACGCAAcagttgccgccgccgccgaatccgttgttgccactgcctCCGAATCCGTTGCGCGATGGTCCCGGAGCCGTTCGCTCGGCGCAGCCGGCTCTAACATTCATTGCCATCGATGCCAGCGATCCGGACAACAGTCTGTCGACGACAGACAATTTGCTCGGCACGGACATAATGTTTATCACGGCTTTCATGGTCGCATTTCTCTTCAATTGGATTGGCTTTCTGATGCTAACCTGTTTCTGTCACACAATTGCCGCCCGTTATGGAGCATTGTCCGGCTTTGGACTGTCGCTGGCCAAGTGGACGCTGATCGTGAAGCATTCAACGGACTTGGCATCGCATGAGAACTCTTGGCTGTGGTGGTTAATTTGCGCCTTTGGCTTTCTGATCGCCATTCGTGCGCTCATTCAGTATGTGAGCATCAAGCGATCCTGGCGTCTGCTCTCCGCATCGGCCCAGGAGCGGCTGCTCTTCTTCTACTAG
- the LOC117572037 gene encoding protein spitz has protein sequence MRLPLLLLPLIAASACLLSITAACSSRAITKPRPEAPPPEAASTTVAPSTAPDNVIALTTPSRPNITFPIFRCPPTYAAWYCLNDATCFTVEIHNEVLYNCECALGFMGPRCEYKEIDGTYLPTRNRVMLEKASIVSGATLAVIFMAMCCVVLYLRHEKQAKQKLHAGGGGNDVADMAFENAGVDEVDGLKPLRIARRPFGPHHSRILTLEQAYLQSATSHERERH, from the coding sequence ATGAGActtccgctgctgctgctgccgctaaTCGCTGCCTCCGCTTGCCTGCTATCGATAACCGCCGCCTGCTCATCGCGTGCCATAACCAAACCCCGTCCAGAGGCACCACCACCAGAGGCTGCATCCACCACCGTCGCCCCCTCGACGGCGCCCGACAATGTGATTGCATTGACGACACCATCGCGACCCAATATCACATTTCCGATCTTTCGCTGTCCGCCCACCTATGCGGCATGGTATTGCCTGAATGATGCCACCTGCTTCACCGTCGAGATCCACAACGAGGTGCTGTACAATTGCGAGTGTGCACTCGGATTTATGGGACCCCGATGCGAGTACAAGGAGATCGATGGCACCTACTTGCCCACAAGGAATCGTGTGATGCTGGAGAAGGCGAGCATTGTGAGTGGCGCCACGCTCGCTGTCATCTTTATGGCCATGTGCTGTGTGGTCCTGTATCTGCGGCACGAGAAGCAAGCGAAGCAGAAGCTTCATGCCGGTGGTGGTGGCAACGATGTGGCGGACATGGCATTCGAGAATGCCGGCGTCGATGAGGTGGACGGGCTAAAGCCATTGCGCATAGCGCGACGTCCATTTGGACCGCATCATAGTCGCATTTTAACCCTGGAGCAGGCGTATCTTCAGTCGGCTACAAGCCATGAGAGAGAAAGGCATTGA